One stretch of Schlesneria sp. DSM 10557 DNA includes these proteins:
- the prmC gene encoding peptide chain release factor N(5)-glutamine methyltransferase → MTTAPSESPSASEQPWTVRRVLEWTTAHLKKHGSDTPRLDAEILLAHARHCPRIQLYTHFDDPLDEEVRGVMRGLVQRRAKAEPVAYLVGEREFFSLSFRVTSDVLIPRPDTETLVLEVLDLAKSIESPRILDLCTGSGCVAIAVAKNAKTSRLTAADISDKAIAIARENAARHKVDERMEFVESDLFQGLPPDSKFDIIASNPPYIPSAEIDQLDAEVAKHEPRLALDGGADGLDVLRKIIEAAPRFAKVNAHLLLEFTPEQADALTEIVAAHGGYDDILIRKDLALRPRILRARFR, encoded by the coding sequence GTGACAACTGCTCCTTCCGAGTCGCCGTCTGCTTCGGAACAACCGTGGACCGTGCGTCGTGTACTCGAGTGGACCACGGCTCACCTCAAGAAACATGGCAGTGACACCCCGCGGCTGGATGCAGAAATCTTACTCGCACATGCTCGTCACTGCCCTCGAATACAACTCTACACGCACTTCGATGATCCTCTCGACGAAGAAGTGCGAGGCGTCATGCGCGGGCTGGTTCAGAGACGCGCGAAAGCAGAACCAGTGGCCTACCTGGTGGGCGAGCGTGAATTCTTCAGCCTCAGTTTTCGAGTCACGTCTGATGTCCTGATCCCGCGACCCGATACCGAAACACTGGTCCTCGAGGTTCTGGATCTGGCGAAATCGATTGAATCGCCGCGAATTCTGGATCTGTGTACCGGATCGGGGTGTGTTGCGATTGCAGTGGCGAAGAATGCGAAAACATCCCGGCTGACTGCGGCGGATATCAGCGACAAGGCGATTGCGATCGCACGTGAAAATGCTGCTCGGCACAAAGTCGACGAACGGATGGAGTTCGTTGAATCAGATCTGTTTCAGGGATTGCCCCCTGACTCGAAGTTCGACATCATCGCCAGTAACCCACCCTATATTCCGTCTGCGGAAATCGACCAACTTGATGCAGAGGTTGCCAAGCACGAGCCGAGACTCGCTCTGGATGGTGGTGCTGACGGGCTGGATGTGCTGCGAAAAATCATCGAGGCGGCCCCCCGTTTCGCGAAAGTAAACGCTCACCTGCTACTGGAGTTTACTCCCGAGCAGGCGGACGCGCTCACGGAAATTGTCGCGGCTCATGGGGGCTACGACGATATTCTGATTCGGAAGGACCTGGCCCTTCGACCCCGTATCCTTCGCGCCCGATTCCGTTGA
- a CDS encoding efflux RND transporter periplasmic adaptor subunit: protein MSDELAHKKGADPKPETLFQRVWGGARYIGTLLILLAVAYYGHSTHWSFGYGAHAAPHSEHEEAEVREKLETKEDAEEWQVSFPSEKSLQQSGIKTVPIEQRTVTEKVKTTGVITYDERMFAALSSRVSGTVWRVLKQPGDTIRKGDVLVVIDAVEVGRAKAEFFSDLVDVESKAEILAALEKASASVPERQIREARVNLREAKIRLQDTEQTLINMGFALKKEDFEGLKDTERSAKLHFLGLPESIAKSLDPSQTTTNLLPLTAAFDGTLLHHDLAIGEMVEIGKSLLEIADMRRMWLKLDVPKEDANRLVLGQVVHFLPDGLDQDLDSKITWIDTEMNQKTRTLRIRAEVDNPIVSSDPETGNEVRLLRAQTFGIGTIVIRESAEAFVVPRSAILHADAQPMIFAKTDALTFVAIDVKLGPQLGDLVQIESDELRPDLEVVCQGTHILKSEWILNHVASTP from the coding sequence GTGTCTGATGAATTGGCGCACAAAAAGGGGGCAGACCCCAAACCAGAGACTCTTTTCCAACGGGTTTGGGGCGGAGCACGATATATCGGCACGTTGCTCATTTTGCTGGCAGTGGCATACTACGGACACAGCACGCACTGGTCATTCGGCTACGGCGCTCACGCCGCTCCTCACAGCGAGCACGAGGAAGCTGAGGTTCGGGAAAAACTGGAAACGAAAGAAGACGCCGAAGAATGGCAAGTTTCTTTCCCTTCGGAAAAATCTCTTCAGCAATCCGGGATCAAAACTGTTCCCATTGAGCAGCGTACCGTTACCGAGAAGGTTAAGACGACTGGCGTTATCACTTATGACGAGAGGATGTTCGCCGCTCTTTCGTCTCGCGTCTCGGGGACAGTCTGGCGGGTGCTCAAACAGCCTGGCGACACGATCCGCAAAGGTGATGTGCTGGTCGTCATTGACGCCGTTGAGGTTGGACGTGCCAAAGCGGAGTTTTTCAGCGACCTGGTCGATGTGGAATCCAAGGCCGAGATTCTCGCAGCACTGGAAAAGGCCTCTGCATCGGTCCCAGAGCGACAAATTCGCGAAGCGCGGGTCAACCTGCGAGAAGCGAAAATTCGACTGCAGGACACCGAACAAACCTTGATCAATATGGGTTTTGCCCTGAAGAAGGAAGACTTCGAAGGCCTCAAAGATACAGAGCGTTCTGCCAAGTTGCACTTCCTGGGCCTGCCTGAGTCGATCGCCAAAAGTCTTGATCCGTCCCAGACGACAACGAATCTGTTGCCCCTGACGGCCGCGTTCGATGGCACACTGCTGCATCATGATCTGGCCATTGGCGAAATGGTGGAAATCGGAAAGTCACTGCTGGAAATCGCCGACATGCGTCGGATGTGGCTCAAGCTCGACGTTCCGAAAGAAGACGCAAACCGACTGGTACTGGGACAGGTTGTCCATTTTCTTCCCGACGGCCTTGATCAGGATCTCGACAGCAAGATTACTTGGATTGATACCGAGATGAATCAGAAGACCCGAACCCTGCGAATTCGGGCAGAAGTTGACAATCCGATTGTTTCTTCGGACCCTGAAACAGGGAACGAAGTCCGACTACTCCGAGCCCAAACCTTCGGAATTGGGACGATCGTCATTCGTGAGTCGGCCGAAGCATTCGTTGTCCCCCGTTCAGCGATTCTGCACGCCGATGCACAACCGATGATTTTCGCCAAGACCGATGCGCTGACTTTCGTGGCGATCGACGTCAAACTTGGCCCCCAACTGGGAGACCTCGTCCAAATCGAGTCAGACGAACTGCGGCCCGATCTCGAAGTCGTTTGCCAAGGGACGCATATCTTGAAGTCCGAGTGGATTCTGAACCACGTCGCCTCCACACCCTGA
- a CDS encoding PP2C family serine/threonine-protein phosphatase, producing MLWEQRVRYAAQTDIGFRRKNNQDSCAVALCSLKEEWEEGGHLFVVADGMGGHAVGELASKIATDTIPHMFAKLRGRPPAVALKIAIEEANDVINERGSQNHDFMRMGTTCSTLVLCPQGAIIGHVGDSRVYRIRNSQIDQLTSDHSLLWEMIQSRKLNQKDAERLCPRNVITRSLGPEPTVDVDIEGPFPVEPGDIFLLCSDGLSGLLSDSEIGMIAGTVPPNEACRLLVNLSNLRGGPDNITVIIVHTGDLPEGVDVVYERPVPPSRFEGLSWGGFALMCVFAALFLVGLYFFELDKERRLQGGAILATAALAGIAYWTWHRSRHFKNGSDYAPNSAVDRRPYREAPARITDAFVEQITHLEADLQQAAIEDHWPVDWPSYEEAFRRARDAVEKRLFTRALVEYGRLFDLLMAAIQQQRKLQLKEQRPKKGSGPSISTIKDAT from the coding sequence ATGCTCTGGGAGCAACGAGTCCGTTATGCGGCGCAAACCGACATCGGTTTTCGGCGTAAGAATAACCAGGATTCCTGCGCGGTGGCCCTGTGTTCGCTCAAAGAGGAATGGGAAGAAGGTGGGCATCTTTTCGTCGTGGCTGACGGAATGGGGGGCCATGCTGTCGGGGAACTGGCCAGCAAGATCGCCACCGATACGATTCCTCACATGTTTGCCAAATTGCGGGGACGGCCTCCCGCAGTCGCTCTGAAAATCGCGATTGAAGAAGCCAACGACGTCATCAATGAGCGTGGTTCGCAAAACCATGATTTCATGCGGATGGGGACCACCTGTTCCACACTGGTCCTTTGTCCGCAAGGGGCCATCATCGGGCATGTCGGGGACAGCCGAGTCTATCGGATACGCAATTCGCAGATCGACCAGTTAACCTCGGACCATAGTCTGCTCTGGGAGATGATTCAGTCTCGCAAGCTGAACCAGAAAGATGCAGAGAGGCTTTGTCCCCGAAACGTCATCACGCGATCACTTGGTCCTGAGCCAACCGTCGATGTCGATATCGAGGGTCCATTTCCAGTTGAGCCAGGGGACATCTTCCTGCTTTGCTCTGATGGACTTTCCGGTCTGCTCAGCGATTCCGAAATCGGGATGATCGCGGGGACAGTTCCCCCGAACGAAGCCTGTCGGCTGCTCGTCAACCTCTCCAACCTGCGCGGTGGCCCGGATAACATCACTGTGATCATCGTCCATACCGGGGATCTCCCCGAGGGTGTGGATGTTGTCTATGAACGACCTGTGCCCCCTTCCCGGTTTGAAGGGCTGAGCTGGGGTGGGTTTGCCCTGATGTGCGTGTTCGCCGCGCTGTTCCTCGTGGGTCTTTATTTCTTTGAGCTGGATAAAGAGCGGCGGTTACAAGGAGGGGCCATCCTCGCAACTGCCGCGCTGGCGGGGATTGCTTACTGGACGTGGCATCGCAGTCGCCATTTCAAAAACGGATCTGACTACGCCCCGAATTCGGCCGTGGATCGGAGGCCCTATCGTGAAGCACCCGCGCGCATAACGGATGCGTTCGTAGAACAGATCACGCACCTCGAAGCGGATCTCCAGCAGGCTGCGATTGAAGACCACTGGCCCGTCGACTGGCCCAGTTACGAAGAAGCCTTTCGTCGAGCACGCGATGCGGTAGAGAAGCGACTCTTTACCCGGGCACTGGTCGAGTACGGGCGACTGTTTGACTTGTTGATGGCAGCGATTCAACAGCAGAGAAAACTGCAGCTCAAGGAACAGCGGCCAAAAAAAGGGAGCGGTCCTTCGATCTCGACGATTAAGGATGCAACCTGA
- the hisS gene encoding histidine--tRNA ligase, with protein sequence MLVRERLMETARRVFRSYGFSPIDTPALEYAEILTGKGGEESDKQLFRFKDGGDRDVAMRFDLTVPLARFAAQHSSTLGTPFKRYHIAPVWRGENTQRGRYREFVQCDFDTIGTDSNAADIETLLVIHDLLVALGFERFTIRVNNRLILNGVLAALGLTDKTVGVLRAIDKLPKIGQDNVIAEMVEKVGTTPDQAKQVLLTVGPQTDLAFLATTYADNEQVMQGVKRLRQLFDAAATAGIPQDRIALDVSIARGLDYYTGTIYETFLTDLPSIGSICSGGRYDNLAGLFTKERLPGVGASLGLDRLIAAMEELKLLGTQTTPAPVLITQFDDERLGDYLRVARLLRAAGISTEVYPETKKLGKQLQYADKKGFRVALIAGSDEFAKGVWQIKDLKAGTSTTVEEGNLIASLQSILSAT encoded by the coding sequence ATGCTGGTACGCGAACGGCTGATGGAAACGGCCCGGCGTGTCTTTCGCAGCTACGGCTTCAGCCCGATCGATACTCCTGCCCTCGAATATGCCGAGATCCTGACGGGAAAGGGGGGGGAAGAATCCGATAAACAGCTCTTCCGCTTCAAAGACGGGGGAGATCGAGACGTCGCCATGCGGTTCGACCTGACCGTCCCCCTGGCGCGCTTCGCCGCTCAACATTCCTCGACGCTGGGGACTCCCTTCAAGCGTTACCACATTGCGCCTGTCTGGCGTGGAGAGAACACCCAGCGAGGTCGTTACCGCGAATTCGTCCAGTGTGACTTCGACACGATCGGCACCGATTCCAACGCGGCAGACATCGAGACCCTGCTAGTGATCCATGACCTGCTCGTGGCACTCGGCTTTGAACGATTTACGATTCGCGTCAACAACCGTCTCATTCTGAACGGCGTTCTCGCCGCGTTGGGTCTGACTGACAAGACGGTCGGAGTGCTGCGAGCGATCGACAAACTGCCGAAGATTGGACAGGACAATGTGATCGCTGAAATGGTCGAGAAGGTGGGAACCACTCCCGATCAGGCAAAGCAGGTGCTCTTGACGGTCGGGCCGCAGACTGACTTGGCGTTCCTGGCCACCACCTATGCAGACAACGAACAGGTCATGCAGGGTGTGAAACGGCTCCGTCAGCTCTTCGATGCCGCCGCAACGGCTGGAATTCCCCAGGATCGAATCGCGCTGGATGTCTCCATCGCTCGGGGTCTGGATTATTATACCGGGACCATCTACGAGACCTTCCTGACCGATCTCCCTTCGATTGGCAGCATCTGCTCCGGGGGTCGCTACGACAATCTGGCGGGACTGTTCACCAAGGAACGTCTCCCCGGGGTTGGTGCCAGCCTGGGACTGGACCGCCTGATCGCCGCGATGGAGGAACTCAAACTCCTGGGAACGCAGACGACACCCGCTCCTGTCCTGATCACGCAGTTTGATGATGAACGACTGGGAGACTATCTGCGAGTTGCACGCCTGCTGCGGGCCGCTGGCATTAGTACCGAAGTTTATCCGGAAACGAAAAAACTCGGAAAGCAGCTTCAATACGCGGATAAAAAAGGATTCCGGGTTGCTCTGATTGCCGGATCCGATGAGTTCGCCAAAGGGGTCTGGCAGATCAAGGATCTCAAAGCGGGAACATCGACCACGGTCGAAGAAGGCAACCTCATCGCATCCCTTCAATCAATCCTCTCCGCGACATAG
- a CDS encoding YkgJ family cysteine cluster protein, producing MPKVKVRRSDLKPGEVLCTYCTARCCRYFALPIETPTTWEDFDHMRWYVMHGRTAIFVDGGTWYLLVYGDCQNLLPDQRCGIYHTRPEICRAYSTDNCEYDNNGCYDKYFESPDQLWEYAEAVLPPKPQPRKKAGVPDLPTLPVLST from the coding sequence ATGCCGAAAGTGAAAGTCCGTCGCAGCGATCTGAAACCGGGCGAGGTGCTGTGCACTTATTGCACTGCACGCTGCTGCCGTTATTTCGCGTTACCCATCGAAACCCCGACGACCTGGGAGGACTTCGATCACATGCGTTGGTACGTCATGCACGGACGGACCGCGATCTTCGTCGATGGGGGAACCTGGTATCTGCTCGTCTACGGAGACTGCCAGAACCTGCTTCCTGACCAGCGCTGCGGAATCTATCACACTCGCCCCGAAATCTGCCGGGCGTACTCCACCGACAACTGCGAGTATGACAACAACGGGTGCTACGACAAATACTTCGAATCCCCCGATCAGTTGTGGGAATATGCAGAAGCGGTTCTTCCTCCGAAACCGCAGCCTCGCAAGAAAGCCGGAGTGCCGGACCTGCCCACACTTCCGGTCCTCAGTACTTAG
- a CDS encoding efflux RND transporter permease subunit produces the protein MLQSIIAWSLNHRIMVLLGAVMICLMGYLAANALNVDAFPDTTPIQVQINTAAGALVPEEVERQVTFPVEMSLGGLPGLEDLRSVSQFGISQVIVTFKDGTSVYFARQLINERLNGVELPAGIGRPEMGPVSTGLGEVFHYIMTSDDGDLTAMKTLHDWEVKPVMRTVPGTAEVNSWGGLKKQYQVRVDPTLLVKHGLKFEQVLEAVRENNLNVGGGSIRQAGDSVLVHGVGRTINVEQIGAMVITAVDGVPIRVRDIAEVVISHELRRGIVTANGKGEVVLGLGFMLMGENSYAVTNRLRERFLEVVKTLPEGFHMDIVYDRTELVNRVIATVKNNLFEGAFLVVILLFLMLGNLRAGLIAAVAIPLSMLVGFCGMWSMGIAASLLSLGAIDFGIVVDSSVVVIENIIKRLAHRGACSADERLAIIRDAASEVRIPTVFGQLIIMIVYLPILTLEGVEGKMFRPMAITVIFILIGSLILSLTLTPVLSSIFLPRVVEEKEVFIVRFAQWVYRPFLNLVMMFKWLMLAAAGVALAITLKTAMGLGTEFVPRLSEGDIVIGVLRAPGTSLDESAAMNTKIEKLLVEKFPDEVRHVWSRVGTPEVATDAGSVEVTDVFVSLKPREEWKKARTQAELVDLMLPEVEQMKGQITWFTQPIEQRINEMVSGVRADIALKLFGDDFSTLIPKAQELQAVLGTVRGCSDLSIEQVAGQPILRIALEQDEIARYGISARQVLDVVESISSKVIGEVVEGQLRFPLVARLPDQYRENPEVIGRILLSGPGGEQLPLSRVADIRRFSGPKMITREWGKRRITIQANVRGRDVGSFVAEAQKAIAEKVDLPKEQFRIEWGGQFENMQRAQQRLMIVVPLALSLIVGLLYLTYRSLPETFIVFASVPFACVGGVLSLAYRQMPLSISAAVGFITLSGVSVLSSMILASAWRAARTAPDPELTLNLDDHHGSGDAHSHGHGDKPQTVVDISVSCLRTILMTALVASVGFVPMATSEGSGAEVQRPLATVVIGGVMSSMIFTLFILPILFGLLESVRKMTDKRYAT, from the coding sequence ATGCTTCAGTCCATCATCGCCTGGTCTCTTAATCATCGTATTATGGTGCTGCTCGGCGCCGTGATGATCTGTCTGATGGGATACCTTGCCGCCAACGCGCTCAATGTCGACGCGTTCCCGGACACCACCCCCATCCAGGTCCAGATCAATACTGCGGCTGGAGCATTAGTGCCCGAAGAAGTGGAGCGTCAGGTGACGTTCCCTGTGGAAATGTCGCTCGGTGGACTCCCCGGACTCGAAGACCTGCGATCGGTCTCTCAGTTCGGGATCTCGCAAGTCATCGTCACCTTCAAGGACGGCACGAGCGTCTACTTCGCTCGACAACTCATCAACGAGCGGTTGAACGGTGTGGAACTGCCCGCTGGCATCGGGCGGCCCGAGATGGGCCCCGTGTCAACGGGTCTGGGTGAAGTGTTCCACTACATCATGACCTCGGACGACGGGGATCTGACTGCCATGAAGACCTTGCATGACTGGGAAGTGAAGCCCGTCATGCGAACTGTTCCCGGAACCGCCGAAGTCAACTCGTGGGGGGGACTGAAGAAACAGTACCAGGTCCGAGTTGATCCGACATTGCTGGTCAAACACGGTCTGAAGTTCGAGCAAGTCCTGGAAGCGGTCCGGGAAAACAACCTGAACGTCGGCGGCGGCAGTATCCGGCAGGCAGGTGACTCGGTGCTGGTCCACGGCGTAGGTCGTACGATCAATGTGGAACAGATTGGTGCCATGGTCATTACCGCCGTCGACGGTGTCCCCATTCGCGTCCGGGACATCGCCGAAGTGGTGATCTCGCACGAACTGCGTCGAGGGATCGTTACCGCCAACGGAAAAGGCGAAGTCGTCCTCGGTCTTGGCTTCATGCTGATGGGCGAGAACAGTTACGCGGTCACGAACCGCCTGCGGGAACGCTTTCTGGAAGTGGTAAAGACTCTTCCAGAAGGCTTTCATATGGATATTGTGTATGACCGCACGGAACTGGTAAACCGCGTGATCGCGACCGTTAAGAACAACCTGTTCGAAGGGGCGTTTCTGGTCGTGATTCTGCTGTTCCTGATGCTGGGTAATCTGCGTGCGGGTCTGATTGCCGCCGTCGCCATCCCACTTTCGATGCTCGTCGGATTCTGTGGAATGTGGTCGATGGGGATCGCCGCGTCGCTACTGAGTCTGGGTGCCATCGACTTCGGTATCGTCGTCGACAGTTCCGTTGTGGTGATCGAAAACATCATTAAACGCCTCGCACATCGGGGGGCGTGCTCCGCGGATGAGCGACTCGCCATTATTCGAGATGCGGCCTCCGAAGTGCGAATCCCCACTGTCTTCGGACAGTTGATCATCATGATCGTCTATCTGCCGATCCTCACGCTTGAGGGGGTCGAAGGGAAGATGTTCCGCCCGATGGCAATCACCGTGATCTTCATTCTGATTGGATCACTGATCCTCTCTCTGACACTCACGCCTGTCCTCTCCAGCATCTTCCTGCCACGCGTCGTCGAAGAGAAAGAAGTCTTTATCGTCCGATTCGCTCAGTGGGTGTACCGGCCATTCCTGAATCTGGTGATGATGTTCAAATGGCTCATGCTCGCCGCTGCCGGGGTGGCTCTGGCGATCACACTCAAAACGGCCATGGGCCTTGGTACCGAGTTCGTCCCGCGACTCTCTGAAGGGGATATCGTGATCGGGGTGCTGCGTGCCCCGGGAACCAGCCTGGATGAGTCTGCGGCCATGAACACGAAGATTGAGAAGCTTCTTGTCGAGAAATTCCCGGACGAGGTGCGACACGTCTGGAGTCGCGTCGGTACCCCGGAAGTGGCAACCGATGCAGGTAGCGTGGAAGTCACCGACGTCTTCGTGTCGCTGAAGCCACGTGAAGAGTGGAAGAAAGCGAGAACGCAGGCAGAACTCGTCGACCTGATGCTGCCCGAAGTGGAACAGATGAAGGGCCAGATTACCTGGTTTACTCAGCCGATCGAACAACGAATCAACGAGATGGTCTCCGGCGTTCGCGCGGATATTGCTCTCAAGCTTTTTGGTGACGATTTCTCGACATTGATTCCCAAAGCCCAGGAACTGCAGGCAGTCCTCGGTACCGTCCGCGGATGCAGCGACCTATCGATCGAACAGGTCGCAGGGCAGCCCATCCTGCGAATCGCGCTGGAACAGGACGAGATCGCCCGCTACGGGATCTCGGCACGACAGGTTCTCGACGTTGTTGAATCGATCAGCAGTAAAGTGATTGGTGAAGTCGTCGAAGGACAATTGCGATTTCCTCTCGTGGCAAGACTTCCCGACCAGTATCGCGAGAACCCTGAAGTGATCGGGCGAATCCTGCTCTCCGGTCCCGGCGGTGAGCAGCTTCCACTCTCCCGTGTCGCGGACATCCGACGTTTCAGTGGTCCTAAGATGATCACTCGTGAATGGGGCAAACGCCGTATCACGATTCAGGCCAACGTCCGTGGTCGTGACGTCGGTAGCTTTGTCGCAGAAGCTCAGAAAGCGATTGCGGAAAAGGTCGATCTCCCCAAGGAACAGTTCCGAATCGAATGGGGTGGCCAGTTTGAAAACATGCAGCGAGCCCAGCAGCGCCTGATGATCGTTGTGCCGCTGGCGCTGAGCCTGATCGTGGGATTGCTGTACCTGACGTATCGCAGTCTGCCAGAAACATTCATCGTATTCGCGAGCGTGCCGTTTGCCTGCGTGGGGGGAGTGCTTTCACTTGCCTATCGACAAATGCCACTATCGATCTCGGCCGCAGTCGGATTCATCACCCTGTCGGGGGTCTCTGTTCTCAGCAGCATGATCCTCGCATCTGCATGGCGTGCGGCGAGAACTGCGCCAGACCCCGAACTGACCCTGAACCTGGACGATCATCACGGATCGGGCGATGCACACAGCCATGGTCACGGCGATAAGCCACAGACTGTGGTCGATATTTCAGTCAGTTGTTTACGAACCATTCTGATGACAGCATTGGTTGCCAGCGTGGGCTTCGTCCCCATGGCCACCAGTGAAGGATCTGGAGCTGAGGTACAGCGGCCGTTGGCGACCGTCGTGATCGGCGGCGTGATGAGCAGCATGATCTTCACCCTGTTCATTTTGCCGATCCTGTTCGGACTGCTCGAATCCGTTCGAAAGATGACGGATAAGCGTTACGCGACTTGA
- a CDS encoding Gfo/Idh/MocA family protein has translation MSDQFSTGSTSRRSFLKGSTAVAGALGMNLGLNSGLFAAGSDQLKVGLVGCGGRGTGAAGEALQADSQSKLVAVADLSKDAIEASLGNLKVNKRIEQQVAVDDAHKFVGLDAYKNVIETCDVVLLASPPGFRPAHLRAAVEAGKHIFTEKPMATDAPGVRSVMESVRIAKEKNLAVVAGFCWRYDYARRELFQRIHDGQIGDVLAVYGTYLTSPVKPMPPASTRPEGITDLEWMVRNWYNFTFLSGDGLVEQAIHTVDWLQWAMKDEAPMSCTAVGGRQVPAHGGNIFDHIEVNYEWANGARGFMAQRQIAGCHNENSLHVMGTKGSAYIKGGVEITGANPWKYSGPNSNMYQVEHDEFFDSIRTGKHINNGDRMVTSTLAGIMGRMAGYTGKQVTWEMALNSKQVLIPEITGWDTKVDVPPLARPGVTPFI, from the coding sequence ATGAGCGATCAATTTTCGACGGGATCAACGTCGCGACGGAGCTTCCTCAAGGGAAGCACAGCAGTGGCTGGAGCCCTGGGAATGAACCTTGGACTCAATTCCGGTCTGTTTGCCGCGGGAAGTGACCAGCTGAAGGTCGGTCTGGTCGGCTGTGGTGGTCGCGGAACGGGTGCGGCCGGTGAGGCTCTGCAGGCCGATTCCCAATCGAAGCTTGTCGCTGTTGCGGACCTCAGCAAAGACGCGATCGAAGCCAGCCTCGGCAATCTCAAGGTCAACAAGCGAATCGAGCAGCAGGTTGCGGTCGACGATGCGCACAAATTTGTCGGTCTGGACGCCTACAAGAACGTCATCGAAACGTGCGATGTGGTTTTGCTCGCCTCGCCACCAGGTTTCCGCCCCGCTCATCTGCGTGCCGCGGTCGAAGCAGGCAAGCATATTTTCACCGAAAAGCCCATGGCGACCGATGCCCCGGGCGTGCGATCGGTGATGGAGTCGGTTCGCATCGCCAAAGAAAAGAACCTGGCGGTCGTCGCCGGTTTCTGCTGGCGCTATGATTACGCACGGCGCGAGCTTTTCCAGCGAATCCACGATGGACAGATCGGTGATGTCCTCGCGGTCTACGGGACCTACCTCACCAGCCCTGTCAAGCCGATGCCACCCGCCAGCACACGGCCAGAAGGCATCACCGACTTGGAGTGGATGGTTCGCAACTGGTATAACTTCACGTTCCTGTCGGGGGACGGACTGGTTGAACAGGCGATTCATACGGTGGACTGGCTGCAATGGGCGATGAAGGACGAAGCCCCGATGAGCTGTACGGCGGTCGGTGGACGCCAGGTTCCCGCTCATGGTGGTAACATCTTCGACCATATCGAAGTCAACTACGAATGGGCCAACGGAGCTCGCGGGTTTATGGCACAGCGGCAGATCGCCGGCTGCCATAACGAAAACAGCCTGCACGTGATGGGAACGAAGGGTTCTGCCTACATCAAGGGGGGCGTGGAAATCACCGGCGCCAATCCCTGGAAGTACAGTGGTCCTAATTCCAACATGTACCAGGTCGAGCACGATGAATTTTTCGATTCGATCCGAACCGGAAAGCACATCAACAATGGCGATCGGATGGTGACCAGCACCCTGGCTGGGATCATGGGGCGTATGGCAGGCTACACCGGTAAGCAGGTGACCTGGGAGATGGCACTCAACTCGAAACAAGTGCTCATCCCCGAAATCACCGGCTGGGATACTAAAGTCGACGTGCCACCGCTGGCTCGGCCCGGCGTCACCCCGTTCATCTGA
- the prfA gene encoding peptide chain release factor 1, translating to MFPTLQSKLARYEELERMLQDPEVLADTTQMLNCQREHGGLAKVARSVREFNSLEAELASVQEMVETADDDETREYALAEQTELQAKYDVLRTELEDMVTAGDSLTRGSLIMEIRAGTGGDEASLFARDLFDMYTKFVEKRGWKFEVLELSANELGGMKEVVLSITGEGAFHQLQFESGGHRVQRVPETETQGRVHTSAATVAVMAEATDIDVEIRDEDLQIDTMRAGGPGGQKVNKTESAVRITHVPTGLVVRIQDEKSQHKNKAKAMRVLRSRLLEHRQAMADKERSDQRRTLIGSGDRSERIRTYNFPQNRLTDHRINLTVHKLDQIIQGDLDEVVGALIQFDREERLRGGNALG from the coding sequence ATGTTTCCCACGCTTCAGTCTAAATTGGCTCGCTACGAAGAACTGGAACGAATGCTCCAGGATCCTGAGGTGCTCGCCGATACGACTCAGATGCTCAATTGTCAGCGTGAGCATGGGGGACTGGCAAAAGTGGCCCGCTCGGTACGCGAGTTTAACTCGCTGGAAGCGGAGCTTGCCTCCGTCCAGGAGATGGTTGAGACGGCGGACGACGATGAGACTCGCGAGTACGCACTGGCAGAGCAAACAGAGCTGCAAGCCAAGTACGACGTGCTTCGCACCGAACTGGAAGACATGGTGACAGCGGGCGATTCGTTGACCCGTGGAAGCCTGATCATGGAAATTCGGGCAGGAACAGGGGGGGACGAAGCGTCTCTGTTCGCCCGCGATCTGTTCGACATGTACACCAAGTTCGTCGAAAAGCGGGGTTGGAAATTCGAAGTCCTCGAACTCTCGGCCAATGAACTGGGGGGGATGAAGGAAGTCGTCCTGTCGATCACTGGTGAAGGAGCTTTCCACCAGTTGCAGTTCGAAAGTGGTGGTCATCGAGTCCAGCGCGTTCCCGAGACGGAAACACAGGGCCGCGTCCACACCAGTGCCGCGACCGTTGCGGTGATGGCCGAAGCGACTGACATTGATGTCGAGATTCGGGATGAAGATCTTCAGATTGACACCATGCGTGCCGGTGGTCCTGGCGGTCAGAAGGTGAATAAAACCGAATCGGCCGTGCGAATCACTCACGTTCCGACCGGGCTTGTGGTCAGGATTCAGGACGAAAAGAGTCAGCATAAGAACAAGGCCAAGGCCATGCGTGTGCTGCGCAGCCGACTGCTTGAACATCGACAGGCCATGGCCGACAAAGAGCGCTCTGATCAACGAAGGACCTTGATCGGGTCTGGAGATCGAAGTGAGCGAATTCGGACGTATAATTTCCCGCAGAATCGACTGACCGATCACCGAATCAATCTGACAGTCCACAAGTTGGACCAGATTATTCAGGGTGATCTGGATGAAGTCGTGGGGGCATTAATTCAGTTCGACCGTGAAGAACGGCTTCGTGGCGGTAACGCACTCGGCTAG